The proteins below come from a single Kitasatospora sp. NBC_00315 genomic window:
- a CDS encoding JmjC domain-containing protein translates to MNWLERCVSDPDAFLRTQWRRGPALLRPADPPTEILTPADLDALIDGGTLRTPYAGLFTRAGAVADERICPPRIVAGHPLAGCLDPELVRAVIRDEDATLQLRYLNHWHPAVRALTTDLGERLGRLADAFLFSSLPGRHGPVHRDDGDILVIQLSGTKHWQVYAGPTDPAWQPVREDDPGPVLLETLVRTGEVLYVPNGYAHTARATGAGPSLHLTVALREAGGGHLRTQLRALLAEDLALPAHPLDEAELTRTAAALLEHLRARLADATPTALVAGARRNAFSSRPTA, encoded by the coding sequence GTGAACTGGCTCGAACGATGTGTGTCCGACCCGGACGCCTTCCTGCGCACCCAGTGGCGCCGAGGGCCCGCGCTGCTGCGTCCGGCCGACCCGCCCACCGAGATCCTCACCCCCGCCGACCTGGACGCCCTGATCGACGGCGGCACGCTGCGCACCCCGTACGCGGGGCTGTTCACCCGCGCGGGCGCCGTGGCGGACGAGCGGATCTGCCCGCCCAGGATCGTCGCCGGGCACCCGCTGGCGGGCTGCCTCGATCCGGAGCTGGTCCGGGCCGTGATCCGCGACGAGGACGCCACCCTCCAATTGCGTTACCTCAACCACTGGCACCCGGCGGTGCGCGCGCTCACCACCGACCTGGGTGAGCGACTGGGACGCCTGGCCGACGCCTTCCTCTTCTCCTCCCTTCCCGGGCGCCACGGGCCGGTGCACCGCGACGACGGCGACATCCTGGTGATCCAGCTCAGCGGCACCAAGCACTGGCAGGTGTACGCGGGCCCGACCGACCCCGCCTGGCAGCCGGTACGCGAGGACGACCCCGGACCGGTGCTGCTGGAGACCCTGGTACGGACGGGTGAGGTCCTCTACGTGCCGAACGGCTACGCCCACACGGCCCGGGCCACCGGGGCGGGACCGTCCCTGCACCTGACCGTCGCCCTGCGCGAGGCCGGCGGCGGCCATCTGCGGACCCAACTGCGGGCGCTGCTCGCCGAAGATCTCGCCCTGCCCGCCCACCCGCTCGACGAGGCCGAACTGACCCGGACCGCGGCCGCGCTGCTGGAGCACCTGCGGGCCCGGCTCGCCGACGCCACCCCTACGGCCCTGGTGGCCGGTGCCCGCCGCAACGCCTTCAGCAGCCGCCCCACCGCCTGA
- a CDS encoding response regulator transcription factor, with amino-acid sequence MEPDPVDTAVYDWVLTHRRLDLTALADHLRRLGLDPAGAGSALHRLTEWQLVHRDPRDPAVGYAVAPDAAMTALAAPVEAAIRRSQEELARRRTQVAGFLPHYRRSPGADGAGQGLRVIASLPEVRAALDRASDSCREEVLTSQPGGGSRVPEAMEEALGRDHALLARGVRMRTLYHHTARFNGPSQAYVEAATGLGAEYRTAHELFGRLIVFDRELAFLPLSDGSWGALMVSQDSLVAYLCEIFEQSWALARPFAAAAEEGLEQVARELDRTIVRMLAAGLKDEAIARRLGMSLRTARRHIADIMTQLAAESRFQAGVAAARTGLLDD; translated from the coding sequence CACCGCCGTCTACGACTGGGTGCTGACGCACCGCCGGCTGGACCTGACCGCCCTCGCCGACCACCTGCGCCGGCTCGGACTGGACCCGGCGGGCGCGGGGAGCGCGTTGCACCGCCTGACCGAGTGGCAGCTGGTCCACCGGGATCCGCGTGATCCGGCGGTGGGGTACGCGGTGGCACCGGACGCCGCGATGACCGCCCTCGCCGCCCCGGTCGAGGCCGCGATCCGGCGCAGCCAGGAGGAACTGGCCCGCAGGCGGACCCAGGTGGCCGGTTTCCTGCCGCACTACCGGCGCAGCCCCGGCGCCGACGGCGCCGGCCAGGGCCTGCGGGTCATCGCCAGCCTGCCGGAGGTGCGGGCGGCCCTGGACCGGGCCTCCGACAGCTGTCGGGAGGAGGTGCTGACCAGCCAGCCCGGCGGCGGCTCCCGAGTACCGGAGGCAATGGAGGAGGCGTTGGGCCGTGACCACGCCCTGCTCGCCCGCGGCGTGCGGATGCGAACGCTGTACCACCACACCGCGCGCTTCAACGGCCCCAGCCAGGCCTACGTGGAGGCCGCCACCGGGCTGGGCGCCGAGTACCGCACCGCCCACGAGCTGTTCGGCCGGCTCATCGTCTTCGACCGCGAGCTGGCGTTCCTGCCGCTCAGCGACGGCTCCTGGGGTGCCCTGATGGTCAGCCAGGACTCGCTGGTCGCCTACCTGTGCGAGATATTCGAGCAGTCCTGGGCGCTGGCGCGGCCCTTCGCGGCGGCGGCGGAGGAGGGCCTCGAACAGGTCGCCAGGGAGCTCGACCGCACGATCGTGCGGATGCTCGCCGCGGGCCTCAAGGACGAGGCCATCGCCCGGCGCCTGGGCATGTCCCTGCGTACGGCGCGCCGGCACATCGCGGACATCATGACCCAGTTGGCGGCCGAGAGCCGGTTCCAGGCGGGCGTGGCAGCGGCCCGGACCGGACTGCTGGACGACTGA